In Meleagris gallopavo isolate NT-WF06-2002-E0010 breed Aviagen turkey brand Nicholas breeding stock chromosome 15, Turkey_5.1, whole genome shotgun sequence, one DNA window encodes the following:
- the IL17B gene encoding interleukin-17B isoform X2, producing the protein MERAPNLLLLCIFTFAMVLVPEAKDESRAAKGRRRGPSRLPMAAPALARAPDDPYTPMEDYERSIQDMVHQLKNGSEPGDTKCQVNLRLWRSNRRSLSPWAYSINHDATRIPADIPEARCLCTGCINPFTMQEDRTMASIPIYSWLPVRRLLCQAPGEVGHKAARRKKCHKKYQMVMETIAVGCTCIF; encoded by the exons ATGGAGCGGGCTCCCAACCTG CTTCTCCTCTGCATCTTCACCTTTGCCATGGTTCTGGTGCCAGAAGCCAAGgatgaaagcagagcagccaAGGGGAGGAGAAGGGGCCCTTCACGGCTCCCCATGGCCGCTCCCGCCCTGGCCAGGGCCCCGGATGACCCCTACACTCCAATGGAGGACTATGAGCGTAGCATCCAGGACATGGTGCACCAGCTGAAGAATGGCTCTGAGCCAGGCGACACCAAGTGCCAAGTCAATTTGCGTCTCTGGAGGTCCAACCGCAGGAGCCTGTCCCCCTGGGCCTATAG CATCAACCACGATGCCACGCGAATCCCGGCAGACATCCCTGAGGCCCGGTGCCTCTGCACTGGCTGCATCAACCCCTTCACCATGCAGGAGGACCGCACCATGGCCAGCATTCCCATCTACAGCTGGCTGCCTGTCCGCAGGCTGCTCTGCCAGGCGCCAGGCGAGGTGGGGCACAAGGCTGCCAGGAGGAAGAAGTGTCACAAGAAGTACCAGATGGTCATGGAGACCATCGCTGTGGGCTGCACTTGCATCTTCTGA
- the IL17B gene encoding interleukin-17B isoform X1 yields the protein MPLRTRVFAGGYLALFALEMLIPALLSPSSPCVARRGQSGERTCGGLREARHSPGGERSALPGPCTHAGRCHSGTTGRAWGCLGRLQPHGEQRYRKQLCSALGSMPAAGTRSSALRGRREKERKRHLSFSVLRAQRERRIWIKISFLHVSSLRLLVNERSPRYTLSWVCALAWGTGPPGDAQGRLRALWARLPGQGLCSHGYLLGLTTTMCSPPSMHGATPVPGNWAKCLSPKQGCNLLHKFCSLGQPRTALLSLQLLLCIFTFAMVLVPEAKDESRAAKGRRRGPSRLPMAAPALARAPDDPYTPMEDYERSIQDMVHQLKNGSEPGDTKCQVNLRLWRSNRRSLSPWAYSINHDATRIPADIPEARCLCTGCINPFTMQEDRTMASIPIYSWLPVRRLLCQAPGEVGHKAARRKKCHKKYQMVMETIAVGCTCIF from the exons ATGCCATTACGTACACGCGTGTTTGCGGGTGGCTACCTGGCTCTGTTTGCTTTGGAGATGCTCATCCCGGCCCTGCTGAGCCCGTCGTCCCCGTGCGTGGCACGGAGGGGACAAAGCGGGGAGCGAACCTGCGGCGGCCTGAGGGAAGCGCGGCACAGCCCAGGAGGAGAGCGCAGCGCTCTGCCTGGACCCTGCACGCACGCAGGACGGTGTCACAGCGGGACCACGGGCAGGGCGTGGGGCTGCCTCGGCCGGCTGCAGCCACACGGAGAGCAGCGCTACAGAAAGCAACTTTGTTCGGCACTGGGCAGCATGCCGGCTGCCGGCACACGGAGCTCGGCCCTGCGAGGCCggagggagaaggagaggaaaaggcacctttctttctctgtcctcagagcacagagggagaggaggatTTGGATAAAGATCTCATTCTTGCATGTCTCATCTCTAAGACTCCTTGTAAACGAAAGGAGCCCCAGGTACACCCTGAGCTGGGTGTGTGCGCTTGCTTGGGGCACGGGGCCACCTGGGGATGCTCAGGGCAGGCTCAGGGCCCTTTGGGCTCGGCTCCCTGGACAAGGGCTCTGCAGCCATGGGTACCTCCTGGGGCTCACCACGACCATGTGCTCACCACCCAGCATGCACGGTGCCACCCCAGTGCCAGGAAATTGGGCCAAGTGTCTATCCCCAAAGCAGGGATGCAACCTTTTGCACAAGTTCTGCAGCCTAGGGCAGCCACGCACTGCACTCCTTTCTCTTCAGCTTCTCCTCTGCATCTTCACCTTTGCCATGGTTCTGGTGCCAGAAGCCAAGgatgaaagcagagcagccaAGGGGAGGAGAAGGGGCCCTTCACGGCTCCCCATGGCCGCTCCCGCCCTGGCCAGGGCCCCGGATGACCCCTACACTCCAATGGAGGACTATGAGCGTAGCATCCAGGACATGGTGCACCAGCTGAAGAATGGCTCTGAGCCAGGCGACACCAAGTGCCAAGTCAATTTGCGTCTCTGGAGGTCCAACCGCAGGAGCCTGTCCCCCTGGGCCTATAG CATCAACCACGATGCCACGCGAATCCCGGCAGACATCCCTGAGGCCCGGTGCCTCTGCACTGGCTGCATCAACCCCTTCACCATGCAGGAGGACCGCACCATGGCCAGCATTCCCATCTACAGCTGGCTGCCTGTCCGCAGGCTGCTCTGCCAGGCGCCAGGCGAGGTGGGGCACAAGGCTGCCAGGAGGAAGAAGTGTCACAAGAAGTACCAGATGGTCATGGAGACCATCGCTGTGGGCTGCACTTGCATCTTCTGA
- the PCYOX1L gene encoding prenylcysteine oxidase-like, with product MASLRAFTNQEMLLAAAMPVTAGFSGFLRSNDESREFANRNHRRLQREQTQAFRSRHEVSQRPNPAVPAPWGSGRTAESHRFVPSGGGAAPWDARARGLSRCPVPTQELAHPVTRTPPRPVGPSAPPGLRQRREVPGKSAVFSGEHFVLEETDWYLLNLFRLWWHYGISFLRLQMWVEEVMEKFMRIYKYQAHGYAFSSLEELLRSLGGEAFVNMTQRSVAEALLEVGVTQRFVDDVIAAVLRSSYGQSVLVPAFAGAMSLAGAQGSTWAVEGGNKLVCSGLLKLTKANIIHGRVTGVSLHSSEGRALYQVHYTSSEGQGSAFYDMVVVTTALHPSRSNFSFQNFEPPIDNFPGTFQPSVTSVVHGYLNSSYFGFPDPKLFPFASILTTDTPALFFNAMDNICPVNVSAAFRRKQPQEAAVWRVLSEQPLDKQQLKTLFRSYYSVQVTEWQSHPRYDSAKSLPPIVLHENLFYLSGVEWVASSMEMIAVAAKNVALLAYNRWYQDLEKIDQKDLMHKVKTEL from the exons ATGGCATCGCTCCGCGCATTCACTAACCAAGAAATGCTGCTAGCTGCTGCCATGCCAGTCACTGCTGGCTTTTCTGGTTTTCTCCGCAGCAACGACGAGAGTCGGGAGTTTGCAAACCGCAACCACCGCCGTCTGCAGCGTGAGCAAACGCAGGCATTCCGCTCGCG GCACGAGGTGTCCCAGCGCCCCAACCCCGCCGTGCCCGCACCGTGGGGCTCCGGGCGGACCGCAGAATCCCACCGCTTTGTCCCGTCCGGAGGCGGGGCCGCCCCGTGGGATGCCCGAGCACGTGGGCTCTCACGCTGCCCGGTGCCCACGCAGGAGCTCGCTCACCCCGTTACCCGCACCCCACCACGCCCGGTgggcccctctgctcccccagGGCTCAGGCAGCGCCGCGAGGTGCCGGGGAAGAGCGCCGTGTTCAGCGGGGAGCACTTTGTGCTGGAGGAGACCGACTGGTACCTGCTGAACCTCTTCCGGCTCTGGTGGCACTACGGGATCAGCTTCCTGCGCCTGCAGATGTGGGTGGAGGAGGTGATGGAGAAGTTCATGAG GATCTACAAGTACCAGGCGCACGGCTACGCCTTCTCCagcctggaggagctgctgcgCTCTCTGGGGGGTGAGGCCTTCGTCAACATGACGCAGCGCTCGGTGGCCGAGGCTCTGCTGGAGGTGGGCGTCACGCAGCGCTTCGTGGATGACGTCATTGCAGCCGTGCTGCGCTCCAGCTACGGCCAGTCGGTGCTGGTGCCTGCCTTCGCGG gAGCCATGTCGCTGGCGGGGGCCCAGGGCAGCACGTGGGCGGTGGAAGGAGGCAACAAGTTGGTGTGCTCGGGCCTGCTGAAGCTGACCAAAGCCAACATCATCCACGGCAGGGTGACGGGCGTCTCTCTGCACAGCTCGG AGGGGAGAGCCCTGTACCAGGTGCACTACACGAGCAGCGAAGGCCAGGGCTCGGCATTCTACGACATGGTGGTGGTGACCACTGCCCTACACCCCAGCAGGAGCAACTTCAGCTTCCAGAACTTTGAGCCGCCCATTGACAACTTCCCTGGCACCTTCCAGCCCTCCGTCACTTCTGTGGTGCATGGCTACCTCAACTCTTCCTACTTTGGCTTCCCTGACCCCAAGCTCTTCCCCTTCGCCAGCATCCTCACCACCGACACTCCCGCCCTCTTCTTCAATGCCATGGACAACATCTGTCCTGTCAACGTCTCAGCAGCGTTCCGTCGCAAGCAGCCCCAGGAGGCGGCGGTGTGGCGGGTCCTCTCCGAGCAGCCGCTggacaagcagcagctgaagaccCTCTTCAGGTCCTACTACTCGGTGCAGGTGACGGAGTGGCAGTCACACCCCCGCTACGACTCGGCCAAGTCGCTGCCACCCATCGTGCTCCATGAAAACCTCTTCTACCTCAGCGGCGTGGAGTGGGTGGCCAGCTCCATGGAGATGATTGCTGTGGCGGCCAAAAATGTGGCCCTCCTGGCTTACAACCGCTGGTACCAGGACCTGGAGAAGATAGACCAGAAGGACTTGATGCACAAGGTGAAGACTGAGCTGTGA
- the GRPEL2 gene encoding grpE protein homolog 2, mitochondrial, whose protein sequence is MAVAGQLIGKQTLTGHCLELKSFLESCVPAFRNDAKLKFFLLTVLELNFPFLVTSLYFRESLCVFSTAAQQRSTGDECGPEDPRDEPKHPLSDCALEHKAIKLEEQVRDLTERYRKALADSENVRRRTQKFVEDAKLFGIQSFCRDLVEVADILEKTAESAAEEAEPTNPNPTLQKIYEGLSLIEAKLQSVFAKHGLQKMSPVGDKYDPYDHEIVCHVPAEGMQPGTIALVTQDGYKLHGRTIRHALVGVAVESQE, encoded by the exons ATGGCGGTGGCTGGGCAGCTGATTGGGAAGCAGACCTTGACAGGCCATTGCCTG gAGCTAAAATCTTTCCTGGAATCCTGTGTGCCTGCTTTTAGAAATGATGCTaaactgaaattctttcttttgacTGTGTTGGAACTTAACTTTCCCTTTCTTGTCACTAGTTTGTATTTCAGGGAGTCCCTGTGTGttttcagcactgcagctcagcagagaaGTACAGGAGATGAGTGTGGGCCGGAAGATCCTCGTGATGAGCCGAAGCATCCCCTTTCTGACTGTGCCTTAGAGCACAAAGCCATCAAATTGGAAGAGCAAGTTCGGGACTTAACT GAACGATACCGGAAAGCTTTGGCAGATTCTGAGAATGTCCGGAGGAGGACGCAGAAGTTTGTGGAAGATGCCAAGCTCTTTG GGATCCAGAGTTTCTGCAGGGACCTTGTGGAGGTAGCAGATATCTTGGAGAAGACTGCCGAGAGCgctgcagaagaagcagagcCTACTAATCCAAATCCGACCCTGCAGAAAATCTACGAGGGCCTCTCTCTCATAGAGGCCAAATTGCAAAGTGTGTTTGCCAAACATGGCCTTCAGAAGATGAGTCCTGTTGGCGACAAATACGATCCGTACGACCACGAAATAGTTTGCCATGTCCCAGCCGAGGGGATGCAGCCGGGCACGATAGCACTGGTGACTCAGGATGGCTACAAACTCCATGGTCGCACTATCAGACACGCGCTTGTTGGCGTGGCAGTGGAGTCACAGGAGTGA